In Trichoderma atroviride chromosome 2, complete sequence, one DNA window encodes the following:
- a CDS encoding uncharacterized protein (EggNog:ENOG41) — protein sequence MPIRNNSSPSVLQQLMASLPSSDTPPATRPSPDRVASYSNQLNSNSKNSIPTPKRAHTFHSPSPSEKNKDAGSNTETPDTFDTTENNSDNEEFPEITRASIDLDDLPIELITLTDSFVESLSAKVHSTPPSIAKLSQLFQDFYAQASSNIATHISALASRQSRENSQPPSPPSVASRLRSKAASLGSKDKSKAEVEQQMITPEELANRKKARKALEAKRSLLEEAVERRLCEGIYDRIYRHRSTQDEAQDAKLRSKTAALSLVGIGPSDLGIDLGEGESEAEKSTAEKTETIRNQLEPARKDLIRMGESRYPLGKLNRLKAAHKSIVDTLAQFHPSASADEIMPMLIYTFITLPPEHLHAISDLNFIQNFRWEQKLTGEEAYCLTNLEATISFLQTVDLATLREDERPSGPAKTPGLPGTPKVETFPPAYSQGLTTSPQSTAAVSTENATASKPESSPASLKPAASTIKNRRLSDLVNTPAQAFGAASDAVFTTADQGLKTISNSLGESYSFLLGKLKERQEDPKEPIAVPKTLDEARKLVSTPPPEDEENVAAIAGLELDLPKRRDERVLSIIGGRRDHSTDSVRSGRSGRSASSSKKVLFLDDQKAGAASTAPAPQSPAMLEQMRNLSNSFNPMARFSGISLVRGFGRNTSTPAAPPAKDKDAKDTKDAATKDAKDTLKPTDGGDLATAFPDIADVLPPKEIPKISPPNKRFIELQNPGGIEAQRSIRPTERLSTPGWGIEDYGRI from the exons ATGCCCATCCGGAATAATAGCTCACCGTCAGTCTTACAGCAGCTCAtggcttctcttccatcttccgaTACTCCTCCCGCTACTCGACCAAGCCCAGATAGAGTCGCTTCCTACTCGAATCAACTCAATTCGAATTCAAAAAACAGTATTCCGACTCCCAAGAGAGCGCATACATTCCACTCGCCGTCACCTTCCGAGAAGAATAAAGATGCCGGCTCTAATACCGAAACTCCCGACACATTCGACACCACCGAGAACAACTCCGACAATGAAGAATTCCCAGAGATCACGCGAGCGTCGATCGATCTCGACGATCTTCCAATCGAGCTGATTACCTTGACTGATAG CTTCGTGGAATCGCTCTCCGCCAAAGTGCACTCTACTCCACCCAGTATCGCCAAGCTGTCCCAGCTCTTTCAGGATTTCTACGCTCAGGCATCATCCAACATTGCCACACACATTAGCGCTCTTGCCTCACGCCAAAGTCGCGAGAATTCACAACCGCCGTCACCGCCTTCCGTCGCCAGCCGCCTTCGATCAAAAGCTGCCTCGCTAGGCTCCAAAGACAAATCAAAGGCAGAGGTCGAACAACAGATGATCACACCCGAAGAGCTAGCAAATCGCAAGAAAGCAAGGAAAGCCCTTGAGGCGAAACGAAGCCTTCTCGAGGAAGCTGTAGAGCGGAGGCTTTGCGAGGGTATCTATGACCGAATCTATCGCCACAGGAGCACGCAAGATGAAGCTCAGGATGCAAAACTCAGATCTAAAACTGCTGCTCTGTCCCTTGTGGGCATCGGACCGTCTGATCTTGGAATAGACTTGGGCGAGGGGGAATCAGAAGCTGAAAAATCTACAGCCGAAAAGACGGAAACAATACGAAACCAACTGGAGCCGGCAAGAAAAGACTTGATTCGAATGGGCGAATCGAGGTATCCACTTGGAAAGTTGAATCGTTTGAAAGCTGCGCACAAGAGTATCGTTGATACACTTGCTCAATTTCACCCTTCTGCTTCAGCGGACGAAATTATGCCCATGCTCATTTACACCTTCATCACGCTACCTCCCGAGCACCTTCACGCCATAAGCGATCTCAATTTTATCCAAAACTTTCGATGGGAGCAGAAGCTTACAGGTGAAGAGGCTTACTGCCTGACAAATCTTGAAGCTACCATCAGTTTCTTACAAACCGTTGATCTTGCCACTCTAAGAGAAGACGAGCGCCCATCAGGGCCTGCAAAGACGCCTGGTCTGCCTGGAACGCCCAAAGTAGAGACATTTCCGCCAGCTTACTCTCAGGGATTGACAACCTCACCGCAAAGCACAGCTGCAGTCAGTACTGAAAACGCCACGGCCTCCAAGCCGGAATCATCGCCCGCGAGCCTCAAGCCTGCCGCTTCAACCATAAAAAATCGAAGATTGAGTGACTTGGTCAATACCCCTGCTCAAGCCTTTGGCGCTGCTAGTGATGCCGTTTTCACTACAGCCGATCAAGGGCTGAAAACCATCTCAAACAGCCTCGGTGAGAGCTATAGCTTCCTCCTCGGCAAGCTTAAAGAGCGCCAGGAGGACCCCAAGGAACCTATCGCCGTTCCAAAGACTCTGGATGAAGCTCGCAAGCTCGTCAGCACTCCACCTcctgaagacgaagagaacGTCGCAGCCATAGCTGGGCTGGAGTTGGATCTACCGAAAAGGCGAGACGAACGTGTATTGAGCATAATCGGCGGCCGTCGCGATCATAGTACGGACAGCGTTCGCAGTGGCCGAAGTGGCCGAAGTGCGAGCTCTTCAAAAAAGGTCCTCTTCCTAGACGACCAAAAGGCTGGAGCAGCAAGTACGGCGCCAGCACCACAGAGTCCGGCAATGTTGGAACAAATGCGAAATCTGAGTAATTCATTCAATCCGATGGCGCGGTTTTCTGGCATCAGCTTGGTCCGAGGATTCGGTCGAAACACGTCAACACCAGCAGCTCCGCCCgcaaaggacaaggacgcaAAGGACACAAAGGATGCCGCAaccaaagatgccaaggatACCTTGAAACCCACAGATGGGGGAGATTTAGCAACT GCATTCCCCGACATTGCGGATGTCCTACCACCAAAAGAAATTCCTAAAATCAGTCCTCCTAACAAACGATTTATCGAGCTTCAAAACCCGGGGGGAATTGAGGCTCAGCGAAGTATTAGACCTACTGAAAGATTATCGACGCCTGGCTGGGGCATTGAAGACTATGGGCGCATTTGA